Proteins from a single region of Paramormyrops kingsleyae isolate MSU_618 chromosome 9, PKINGS_0.4, whole genome shotgun sequence:
- the myh14 gene encoding uncharacterized protein myh14 isoform X5 has product MSAKTAGVATNDVTHFLSMGAGPASPTSVFSASSQADWAAKRLVWVPSEKHGFEAASVREERGDEVEVELTDSGRRVTLSREEVQRMNPPRFSKVEDMADLTCLNEASVLHNLRERYYSGLIYTYSGLFCVVINPYKNLPIYTESIVEMYRGKKRHEMPPHIYAISEAAYRSMLQDREDQSILCTGESGAGKTENTKKVIQYLAHVASSHKTGTLGRSKDTGELERQLLQANPILEAFGNAKTVKNDNSSRFGKFIRINFDVAGYIVGANIETYLLEKSRAIRQAKDERTFHIFYQLLCGASESMRADLLLAGADQYRFLSGGSIPVPGQSDAENFTQTMDSMTIMGFTKEEALAMMKVISAVLQFGNVSFHKEKNSDQASMPDDTAAQKLCHLLGISVLEFTRAILTPRIKVGREYVQKAQTKEQADFAVEALAKATYERLFRWLVHRINRALDRRQRQGASFIGILDIAGFEIFQLNSFEQLCINYTNEKLQQLFNHTMFVLEQEEYQREGIEWNFIDFGLDLQPCIDLIERPAHPPGVLALLDEECWFPRATDRSFVDKLSGEQGSHPKFHRPRQLRQEADFSIIHYAGRVDYKADEWLVKNMDPLNDNVASLLHQSSDHFISELWREDIQTLPRVYFFDSYATLQTNGSDSGAVERIVGLDQVSSGGLGEGAGAVAFGAAGLKTKKGMFRTVGQLYKESLTKLMATLRNTNPNFLRCIIPNHEKRAGKLTPHLVLDQLRCNGVLEGIRICRQGFPNRIPFQEFRQRYEILTPNAIPRTFMDGKQACELMISALELDQNLFRVGQSKVFFRAGVLAHLEEERDLKITDTIIRFQSVARGYLARRAFLKKQQQLSALRVMQRNCAAYLKLRNWQWWRLFTKVKPLLQVTRQDEEIQAKEAELQKAKDKLSKVEQDFGDLERKHQQLIEEKAVLADQLQAEAELFAEAEEMRARLASRKQELEEVLGELEGRLEEEEERGVQLTNEKKRLQQNIQDLEEQLEEEEAARQRLLLEKVTLETKVKSLEAETLNLSEHRDRLNKEKKQLEERLSEVTDQLTEEEEKVKSLNKLKNKQEAVIADLEERLKREEQGRMEQEKWRRRMENEAVEAQEQLSELGLLSAELRGSLTQREKEITTLQGRLEEEGARRAEAQRALREAMSQVSELKEEVENERGMRERAEKQRRDLGEELEALRTELEDTLDTTAAQQELRSRREAELGELQRCLEEETRRHEAQLSELRVRHCAAIDSLQEQLDNSKRSRQSLEKAKAVLEEERSSLSGELKTLQGSRMESERGRKRAEGQLQELNARLAQSEREREEREERLHKLQSEIESLSASLSASESKSLRLSKEVSSLESQLHDAQELLQDETRQKLALGSRVRGLEEERAGLMERVEEEEERVKELNRQIQTHTQQLAELRRQLDEVNTAAEAGEECRRKLQRELEGACQRERTREEEKDRAERQRERLREEIEDMTVALQRERQNCTMLEKRQKKFDQCLADEKAVSARLAEERDRAEAENREKETRTLSLSRALQEATDQKEELERVNKQLRLDMEQLVNAQDDVGKNVHELERSRRSLETEAQSLRVQTQELEEELAEAENSRLRLEVTLQALRAQFEREISSKEEKGEEKRRALSKQVRELESQLEEERSQRAQAVSVKKQLEAELQEAEAQVEAATRGREEAQRQLRRLQTQMKDVLRELDETKLARDEVVAQSKDSEKRLQALEAELLQLTEELANAERIRRQAQQERDEMADEILNSSTGKSALCDEKRRLEVRVTQLEEELEEEQSNAEMLAERHRKTVLQVETLTVQLAGERTLTQKSDSAREQLERQNKELKVRLGEMEGALRGKHRLSVAALEAKIDAMEEQLEQERQERAVANKLVRKTEKKLKEVLMQVEDERRHADQYKEQLEKSMGRLRQLKRQLEEVEEENSRTNAQRRKLQRELEEMTDSSQSMTREIAALRNQLSATERRDEKRAPLPLSLRAARRPLVDDLSLENSDSEEPPASPSPSTGLPATPTPSEHSLEPQLPYGLTESE; this is encoded by the exons ATGTCTGCCAAGACAGCAGGGGTCGCCACCAACGATGTCACGCACTTCCTGTccatgggggcggggcctgcaTCCCCTACCTCAGTTTTCTCCGCTTCAAGCCAGGCTGACTGGGCAGCTAAGAGGCTGGTGTGGGTTCCCTCGGAGAAGCACGGCTTTGAG GCGGCCAGCGTGCGGGAGGAGCGCGGGGATGAGGTGGAAGTGGAGCTGACGGACAGTGGCCGGCGGGTGACGCTGTCCCGTGAGGAGGTGCAGCGCATGAACCCGCCACGCTTCAGCAAGGTGGAGGACATGGCTGACCTCACCTGCCTGAACGAGGCCTCCGTGCTACACAATCTGAGGGAGAGATACTACTCCGGCCTCATCTAT ACCTACTCGGGACTCTTCTGTGTGGTCATCAACCCATACAAGAACCTACCCATCTACACCGAGTCCATCGTAGAGATGTACCGGGGCAAGAAGCGCCACGAAATGCCCCCGCACATTTATGCCATCTCTGAGGCTGCGTACCGAAGCATGCTGCAAG ATAGAGAAGATCAGTCCATACTGTGCAC GGGTGAGTCGGGAGCCGGGAAGACGGAGAACACAAAGAAGGTGATCCAGTACTTGGCTCATGTGGCGTCATCGCACAAGACGGGCACGCTTGGCAGAAGCAAGGACACG GGGGAGCTGGAGAGGCAGCTTCTACAGGCCAATCCCATCCTGGAGGCTTTTGGCAACGCTAAGACCGTCAAGAATGACAATTCTTCTCGATTT GGTAAATTTATCCGCATCAATTTTGACGTGGCGGGGTACATCGTCGGAGCCAATATCGAGACCT ATCTCCTGGAGAAGTCCCGCGCCATCCGGCAGGCAAAGGACGAGAGGACCTTCCACATCTTCTACCAGCTCCTCTGTGGCGCCTCTGAGAGCATGAGAG CGGACCTGCTCCTGGCCGGTGCTGATCAGTACCGCTTCCTGAGCGGTGGCTCAATCCCGGTGCCGGGGCAGAGCGACGCCGAGAACTTCACACAGACGATGGATTCCATGACCATCATGGGCTTCACCAAGGAGGAGGCGCTGG CCATGATGAAGGTGATCTCGGCTGTGCTGCAGTTCGGAAACGTCTCCTTCCACAAGGAGAAGAACTCAGACCAGGCCTCCATGCCGGACGACACGGCGGCCCAGAAGCTGTGCCACCTGCTGGGCATCAGCGTGCTGGAGTTCACACGCGCCATCCTCACGCCCCGCATCAAAGTGGGCAGGGAGTACGTGCAGAAGGCGCAGACCAAGGAGCAG GCCGATTTTGCCGTGGAGGCTCTGGCCAAAGCTACATATGAGCGCCTCTTCCGCTGGCTGGTCCACCGGATCAACCGGGCCCTGGACCGCCGGCAGAGGCAGGGAGCCTCCTTCATCGGTATCCTGGACATCGCTGGGTTCGAGATCTTTCAG CTGAATTCGTTCGAGCAGCTGTGCATAAACTACACCAACGAGAAGCTCCAGCAGCTCTTCAACCACACCATGTTCgtgctggagcaggaggagtaCCAGAGGGAGGGCATCGAGTGGAACTTCATCGACTTTGGCTTGGACCTACAGCCCTGCATTGACCTCATAGAACGGCCT GCTCACCCACCAGGGGTGTTGGCTCTGCTGGACGAGGAGTGTTGGTTCCCGCGGGCCACGGACCGCTCCTTTGTGGACAAGCTGTCCGGGGAGCAGGGCTCACACCCCAAGTTCCACCGGCCCCGGCAGCTGAGACAGGAAGCTGACTTCTCCATCATCCACTATGCTGGGAGG GTGGACTACAAAGCAGATGAGTGGCTTGTGAAGAACATGGACCCTTTGAATGACAATGTAGCTTCACTTCTTCATCAGTCCTCTGATCACTTCATCTCTGAGCTGTGGCGTGAAG atATTCAGACTCTTCCTCGTGTTTACTTTTTCGACTCCTACGCCACTCTTCAGACCAATGGCTCTGACAGT GGAGCAGTGGAGAGGATTGTGGGCCTGGACCAGGTCTCATCCGGGGGTCTGGGCGAAGGGGCCGGGGCGGTAGCCTTTGGAGCAGCAGGCTTGAAGACCAAGAAGGGCATGTTTAGGACAGTGGGGCAGCTCTATAAGGAGTCGCTGACCAAGCTGATGGCAACACTGAGGAACACCAACCCCAACTTCCTGCGCTGCATCATCCCCAACCACGAGAAGAGG GCGGGAAAGCTGACCCCCCACCTGGTTCTGGATCAGCTCCGATGTAATGGGGTCCTGGAGGGCATCCGCATTTGCAGACAGGGTTTTCCGAACCGCATCCCATTCCAGGAATTCAGGCAGAG GTATGAGATCCTGACCCCCAACGCCATCCCGCGCACCTTCATGGACGGCAAGCAGGCCTGTGAGCTCATG ATCAGTGCCCTGGAACTGGACCAGAACCTTTTCAGGGTGGGTCAGAGCAAGGTGTTCTTCAGAGCTGGGGTTCTGGCCCACCTAGAGGAAGAGCGGGATCTGAAGATCACGGACACCATCATCCGCTTCCAGAGCGTGGCCAGAGGCTACCTAGCGAGGAG GGCGTTCCTAaaaaagcagcagcagctcAGTGCCCTGAGGGTCATGCAGAGGAACTGTGCTGCCTACCTCAAGCTGAGGAACTGGCAGTGGTGGCGACTCTTCACCAAG GTGAAGCCCCTCCTGCAGGTCACACGCCAGGATGAAGAGATCCAGGCTAAGGAGGCCGAGCTTCAGAAGGCGAAGGACAAACTGTCCAAAGTGGAGCAGGACTTTGGTGACCTGGAGAGGAAACATCAGCAG CTGATTGAGGAGAAGGCAGTGCTCGCAGACCAGCTCCAGGCAGAGGCGGAGCTCTTTGCGGAGGCAGAGGAGATGAGAGCGAGGCTGGCCAGTAGGAAACAGGAATTGGAGGAAGTGCTGGGTGAACTTGAGGGGCgcctggaggaggaggaggagaggggtgTACAGCTGACCAATGAGAAGAAGCGGCTGCAGCAGAACATTCAG GACCTGgaggagcagctggaggaggaagaggcagCCCgacagcgcctcctgctggagAAGGTAACGCTGGAGACAAAGGTGAAGAGTCTGGAGGCGGAGACCCTGAACCTCAGCGAGCATAGAGATCGGCTCAACAAG GAGAAAAAGCAGCTTGAGGAGCGACTGAGCGAAGTGACAGACCAGCTGACAGAAGAGGAAGAGAAAGTGAAGAGCCTGAACAAACTAAAGAACAAGCAGGAAGCGGTCATCGCCGATTTGGAGG AGCGGCTGAAGCGGGAGGAGCAGGGCCggatggagcaggagaagtGGAGGCGCAGGATGGAGAATGAGGCCGTGGAGGCGCAGGAGCAGCTATCTGAGCTGGGTCTCCTGTCGGCTGAGCTGAGGGGGAGTTTGACCCAGCGGGAAAAGGAGATCACTACCCTGCAGGGCCG GCTAGAGGAGGAGGGGGCCCGAcgggcagaggcacagagagccCTGCGGGAAGCCATGTCGCAGGTGTCAGAGCTCAAGGAAGAGGTGGAGAATGAGCGGGGGATGAGGGAGAGAGCAGAGAAACAGCGGCGCGACCtgggggaggagctggaggctCTGCGGACCGAGCTGGAGGACACACTGGACACCACGGCTGCCCAGCAGGAGCTGAG GTCCCGcagggaggcggagctggggGAGCTACAGCGCTGCCTGGAGGAGGAGACGCGGCGTCACGAGGCCCAGCTGTCCGAGCTGCGCGTGCGCCACTGTGCAGCCATCGACTCGCTGCAGGAACAGCTGGATAACAGCAAGCGG TCACGCCAGTCGCTGGAGAAGGCCAAGGCAGTcctggaggaggagaggagcagcCTGAGTGGGGAGCTGAAGACGCTGCAGGGCAGCAGGATGGAGAGTGAGCGGGGCAGGAAGAGGGCGGAGGGccagctgcaggagctgaacGCCCGGCTAGCGCAGAGCGAGCGGGAACGGGAGGAGCGGGAGGAGCGGCTACACAAGCTGCAG TCTGAAATAGAGTCGCTGTCCGCCTCTCTCTCCGCGTCTGAGTCCAAATCCCTGCGACTCAGTAAGGAGGTCAGCAGCCTGGAGAGCCAGCTCCACGACGCCCAG GAGCTCCTGCAGGATGAGACGCGGCAGAAGCTGGCCCTGGGCTCACGGGTGCGAGGGCTGGAGGAAGAGCGGGCCGGGCTGATGGAGAgagtggaggaggaagaggagcgaGTGAAGGAGCTGAACAGGCAGATCCAGACTCACACGCAGCAG CTGGCTGAGCTGCGTCGGCAACTAGATGAGGTGAACACGGCGGCGGAGGCAGGAGAGGAATGCCGGCGAAAGCTGCAGCGGGAGCTGGAGGGCGCATGCCAGCGGGAGCGGACGCGGGAGGAGGAGAAGGACCGGGCGGAGCGGCAACGGGAGCGTCTCCGTGAGGAGATTGAGGACATGACCGTGGCCCTGCAACGCGAGAGGCAGAACTGCACCATGCTGGAGAAGAGGCAGAAAAAGTTCGACCAG TGCCTGGCGGATGAGAAAGCCGTCAGCGCCCGGCTGGCTGAGGAGCGGGACCGAGCGGAGGCAGAGAACCGCGAGAAGGAGACGCGCACCCTGTCCCTGTCCCGCGCCCTGCAGGAGGCCACTGACCAGAAGGAGGAGCTGGAACGTGTCAATAAGCAGCTGAGGCTCGACATGGAGCAGCTCGTAAATGCCCAGGACGACGTGGGCAAGAAT GTCCATGAGCTGGAGCGGTCTCGTCGGAGCCTGGAAACGGAGGCGCAGTCCCTCCGAGTGCAGAcccaggagctggaggaggagcttgCCGAGGCAGAGAACTCGAGGCTGAGGCTGGAGGTGACACTGCAGGCCCTGAGGGCGCAGTTCGAGAGGGAGATCAGCAGCAAGGAGGAGAAGGgcgaggagaagaggagggcaCTTAGCAAGCAG GTCCGAGAGCTGGAGTCACAGCTGGAAGAGGAGCGCAGCCAGAGAGCGCAGGCTGTATCCGTCAAGAAGCAACTGGAGGCGGAGCTACAGGAGGCAGAGGCACAGGTGGAGGCGGCCACTCGCggcagggaggaggcgcagagGCAGCTGCGACGTTTGCAG ACCCAGATGAAGGATGTGCTGCGGGAACTTGACGAGACGAAGCTGGCCCGTGATGAGGTGGTCGCCCAATCTAAGGACAGCGAGAAGCGGCTGCAGGCCCTGGAGGCGGAGCTACTGCAGCTAacggag GAACTGGCCAACGCAGAGAGGATAAGGAGACAGGCTCAGCAGGAGCGGGACGAAATGGCTGATGAGATACTCAACAGCTCCACTGGAAA ATCCGCACTGTGTGATGAGAAGCGGAGGCTGGAAGTGAGAGTGAcccagctggaggaggagctggaggaagagcAGAGCAATGCGGAGATGCTGGCGGAACGGCACAGGAAGACTGTCCTCCAG gtggagACCCTGACAGTGCAGCTTGCCGGGGAGCGCACCCTGACGCAAAAGAGTGACAGCGCCCGGGAGCAGCTGGAGAGGCAGAACAAGGAGCTGAAAGTCCGACTGGGGGAGATGGAGGGAGCCTTGCGAGGAAAACACAGACTCAGTGTCGCCGCCCTGGAGGCCAAGATTGATGCCATGGaggagcagctggagcaggagagaCA GGAGCGGGCAGTTGCCAACAAGCTGGTGCGCAAGACCGAGAAGAAGTTGAAGGAGGTACTGATGCAGGTGGAGGATGAGCGGAGACATGCTGACCAGTACAAGGAGCAG CTGGAGAAGTCCATGGGCCGTCTCCGGCAGCTGAAGAGACAactggaggaggtggaggaggagaacTCACGCACCAATGCACAGCGACGCAAACTGCAGCGGGAGCTGGAGGAAATGACGGACAGCAGTCAGAGCATGACCAGGGAGATCGCAGCCCTGCGCAACCAACTCAG CGCCACAGAGCGGAGAGATGAGAA ACgcgcccccctccctctctccctgcgTGCTGCCCGTCGGCCGCTGGTGGACGACCTCTCCCTAGAGAACTCCGATTCTGAGGAgccccccgcctccccctccccatccaCCGGCCTCCCGGCCACACCTACGCCCTCTGAGCACAGCCTGGAGCCCCAGCTCCCGTATGGCCTGACAGAGTCGGAGTGA